ACTCGGGGACCGCGGCCGTGTACCAGAGCGCCGACTGCCCGCCCGCGTCCGGCCGGTGCCGGTCGAGGATGACCTTGAGACCGTCCTGACCGGCGTACGAGACGAGCTTGTCCAGGATCTGGAGCGAGTTCAGGCCCTGGAGGTCGGCGTTCTTGCCGCTGCTGAAGTCGATGCTGTTGGGGACGGTCGTGCTCTTGAAGATGTCGTCGCTGTAGGGGATGCGGATCGTGTTGTAGCCCAGCGACCTCATCTGGTCGATCATGCTCTTGTAGTCGCGGGACCAGAGTCCGTGGACGACGTAGTTGCCGGTCTCGAAGCCGAACCAGTTGATCCCGGCGACCCGGACCGGCTGTCCGGCGGCGTCCAGGATCTGTCGGCCGCTGGTGTGCCAGTAGCCGGCTCCGGCCTCGGCCGCGACGACGTCTGCCGCGACGGCGTCTGCCGCGTGGGCCGTCTGCGCTCCGGCTCCCAGCGGGATCAGAAGCGCGGCGGCCAGGCCGCACAGCATTCTTCGCAAGCTGCGGAACATCTCGCTGCTTCCTCTCGGGAGGCGCGGGCCCGAAACACATGGGAGCGCTCCCATACACCGCGCACCCCCCAGGAAACTGACACACCATGACCACGTCAAGAAGCGCGGCAACGGCGGCGGCGCATAGAGGAGCTCAGGCGCTCAGTTGCGGCGCAGAAGCCGGCGGAGACCGAAGACGGCGACGCAGACCGCGGCGACCGCCAGTGCGCCGAACTTGACGCTGCCGGTGGCCGAGGACCCGTCACCTTCGCCCGAGGCGCTCGAACTCCCCTTCCCGGACGGCGACTTGGCACCCGAACCGGCGCCCTCGGGGGCGTCCTCCGCCACCACGGAGCTCCCGGAACCCTCACTCCCGTACATGATCTTGGTGCCGTCGGCGGAGTAGCTGACGGACTCCCCCTGCCGCTGGAGCGGCACGTCGAGCCTCCCCTCGCGCTTGATCTTCCCGCCGTTCCAGGCGTAGGAGATGCCGCCGAAGTAGCCGCGGACGGCGAGCTGGGCGCCGTCCGGGGAGAAGGCGGCGTCGGTGGCCCAGAGGTCGACGGCGGCGACGGGCTTGAAGATGTTCGCCCCGGAGGCGGAGAGGTTCGCCGGCCCCTCGTAGAGGTGCCCGCCGTCCTCCTTCTTGTCGATGATGTAGACCCGCCCGGTCTTGGGGTGCACGAGGAGCGACTCGGCGTCGCGGGCGCCGTCGGAGTACTTCACGACGTACTGCGTGGCCTTGACGGTCTGGTCGACGAGCTTCGCCGGCTCGGGCAGCCGGTAGATCCACACGTACTGCCAGGTGCCGCCGAGGTTGTCGCCGATGTCGCCGACCCAGATCTCGTTGTCCGGGCCGATGGAAATCGCCTCGACGTCGCGGGGCGTGCCGACGCCGGTCAGGGTGAGCCGGGCGACGGTCTTCCCGGTCGCGCTGTCGACGGCGTACAGGTAGGGGCCGTCGTCGCTGTCGTTGTGGGTCCAGTAGACGCCCGGGTGCTGACGCGAGGCGGCGAGACCGCTGGACTCGGTGATGCGCGGATCCTCGATGGTGAATCCCTTGTCCCCGTCGGCCGCGTACGCGGCGGGTGCGGTGGACGCGGCGAGCACGGTGAAGGCACCCGAGAGGAGGACTCCGGCGAGAAGGGCTCCGGCTCGGACGGCGAAAGATCGGCGCATGCCCACAAGCCTGCCATCCCGCCCTCCCGTTCACGGATTCGTGGCCGGTCTCACACGCCCCCGGCGGCGGTGATCCTTTGCCGATCCCTCATCATGAGCGGATGCTCAGGTTCATGCCCGTAGGCGACTCGATGACGATCGGCAGCTCGGGCGAGCACACCTGGCGTTACCGCATGTGGCGGCACCTGTGCGCCACGTACGGCGGCCCGTTCACCCTGTCCGGCCCGCGCGAGACGCTCTACGACAAGGCGACGGACTCCGCCGCGTCGTACGCCTACGCCGACCCCGACTTCCCGCGCGGTCACCTGGCCGGCTGGGGCGAGGGCTGGCTGCACATGGCCCCGCTGATCGGCGAGGCGGTGCGGACGTCACGGGCGGACATCCTGCTGGTCTCGCTCGGCCTGATCGACCTGGGCTTCTACACGAACGCCGAGCAGACCGCGGAGAACGCACGCGCCTTCGCCGCCGAGGCCCGGGCGGCCAACCCGCGGATCGCCATGGTGTGGCTGCCGGTCATCCCCAACATCCGCGCCGCGGACGACGCGCCCTTCGCCGCGCAGGTCGCCCGCTTCAACGAACTCCTGGCGAAGACGGCCGCCGACCTGGACGAGCCGGGCTCCCCCATCCTCCTGGCCTCGGTCCCGGAAGCCTGGGACATCGACACCGACACCTACGACGGCACCCACCCCAACGCGAACGGCGAACACCGGCTGGCGTCGGCCTTCGCGGAGGCGATGCACCAGGGGTGGGGGCTGGGCGGGGAGTACGCGGGCTGAGACCCGCGCCCCACCCGTTCTGGCATATGCGCTCCGCGCCGTGATCTCGTCACCGATGGAAACGACGAAGCCGTCGCCTCCAACTCGCTTCGAACGCATGCAGAAGGCGACGCTCACACAGACCCGCTACCTCACCATGCGAAGGCTTCGGGAGACGGTCCAGGACCGGGGAAGATCTCGTCCAGAGACGTCAACAGCTCCTCGCTCAGCTCCAGCTCCAGGGCGCGCAGCGCCGAGTCCAGCTGCTCCTGCGTGCGGGGGCCAACGATCGGGCCGGTTACGCCGGGGCGGGTCAGCAGCCAGGCGAGCGCCGTTTCACCGGGCTCCAGGCCGTGCTTGTCGAGGAGGTTCTCGTACGCCTGGATCTGCTCGCGCGTCTTGGTTTCCTTGAGGGCGTCGGCAGCGCGGCCACTCGCCCGGCGCCCCTGTTTGGCCTCCTTCTTGAGGACGCCCCCGAGCAGTCCTCCGTGCAGCGGAGACCACGGGATGACACCGAGGCCGTAGTCCTGCGCGGCCGGGATGACCTCCATCTCGGCGCGCCGCTCAGCAAGGTTGTAGAGGCACTGCTCACTGACCAGGCCCATGCGGCCGTGTCGGGTGGCGGTCTC
The sequence above is a segment of the Streptomyces asoensis genome. Coding sequences within it:
- a CDS encoding WD40 repeat domain-containing protein, translating into MRRSFAVRAGALLAGVLLSGAFTVLAASTAPAAYAADGDKGFTIEDPRITESSGLAASRQHPGVYWTHNDSDDGPYLYAVDSATGKTVARLTLTGVGTPRDVEAISIGPDNEIWVGDIGDNLGGTWQYVWIYRLPEPAKLVDQTVKATQYVVKYSDGARDAESLLVHPKTGRVYIIDKKEDGGHLYEGPANLSASGANIFKPVAAVDLWATDAAFSPDGAQLAVRGYFGGISYAWNGGKIKREGRLDVPLQRQGESVSYSADGTKIMYGSEGSGSSVVAEDAPEGAGSGAKSPSGKGSSSASGEGDGSSATGSVKFGALAVAAVCVAVFGLRRLLRRN
- a CDS encoding GDSL-type esterase/lipase family protein, which produces MLRFMPVGDSMTIGSSGEHTWRYRMWRHLCATYGGPFTLSGPRETLYDKATDSAASYAYADPDFPRGHLAGWGEGWLHMAPLIGEAVRTSRADILLVSLGLIDLGFYTNAEQTAENARAFAAEARAANPRIAMVWLPVIPNIRAADDAPFAAQVARFNELLAKTAADLDEPGSPILLASVPEAWDIDTDTYDGTHPNANGEHRLASAFAEAMHQGWGLGGEYAG